DNA from Prunus persica cultivar Lovell chromosome G6, Prunus_persica_NCBIv2, whole genome shotgun sequence:
GTCAGCGTGCACCACAAACAGCAAATAATAACCCGGCGGCGCAATCTCCCCCGTCGAGGGCCCCACCAAGCTAATCTCATACGTCTCCGGCGCCACGCGCGTCACTCCGATCAGCTTCATCACAATCATTCTCTGATTCATGGCGAACGAGTGCGTCGTAAACGACGGCGCAACCAGCCTCACCGACAATACACTTACAGACAACAACTCGGGCACGGCGAACGCAACCGAAAAGAACTGCCGGTATCCCAAAACCTCTTTCACCGAAACGATTCTCGGCCGAACCGGTTCGTATTCCACCGACATATACGGAGGCGAAAAGGCCTCCAGGCTAAGATCCGTCGGGTACTCGACGCAGGTAAAGTTATAGTAAACATGTGGGTTGCTTCCGCCAACTAAGACCCTACCATCCGGTACCAAAACAGCAGCGGAATGGTAAAGTCTCGGTCTCTGCGAACCGGCCATGACCGAAAAGCGCCTGTTCGGTTTCTCCGACGGCCGGTATATGACCGGTTTGGTTACCGGGTCACGCCCGTATTCCCATCCAGCCGTGCCTAGAGAGGCGCCGTTTATGATAATGACGTCTCCGGTTGGTAAAAGAAGCATATCGGCCATGACTCGGGGAACCGGCATTTCCTCCATTACCCAGTACGGGTTTTGGCCACTCACCTTGAGCCGCCCGCAAGTGCCGAGTGCATCGATAAACTCTCCACCGGAAGCGAGCACGAACGAGTTGCGCGGCGCGCCGCCGCAGACAATTATCTCGGCTTCAATGTTTACATTGGAGGGTTTGTTTTCGTCCAACGGGAGCAGCACCGAGGAGCCGGTGCTTGGATAATTACGAGGCTCGCCACCAGGTATTTCGGGAAACTCTCTAACGACGACGTTTTGGTTGTAGTTGAAGAGTATTGATTTGGTATTTGCGAAAATGAACAAGTTCCCATCTGGTAAGAGGTGGAGAAATGGGTACAAGTTGTTCTCGTCT
Protein-coding regions in this window:
- the LOC18773354 gene encoding aldehyde oxidase GLOX; amino-acid sequence: MNIVVSFLIFTSHVIYILPFISSQVTHLPYSGNQGQWHLLHSSIGISAMHMQLLRTNMVIMFDRTDYGPSNISLPGRQCRHDPNDTLLKVDCTAHSILYDIGTNTLRPLNVQTDTWCSSGAVFPDGTLVQTGGYNDGDHVVRTFTPCTGDNCDWLEFPNYLVQRRWYASNQILPDGRIIIVGGRRQFNYEFYPRNFQDPPRTFWLDILRQTRDQDENNLYPFLHLLPDGNLFIFANTKSILFNYNQNVVVREFPEIPGGEPRNYPSTGSSVLLPLDENKPSNVNIEAEIIVCGGAPRNSFVLASGGEFIDALGTCGRLKVSGQNPYWVMEEMPVPRVMADMLLLPTGDVIIINGASLGTAGWEYGRDPVTKPVIYRPSEKPNRRFSVMAGSQRPRLYHSAAVLVPDGRVLVGGSNPHVYYNFTCVEYPTDLSLEAFSPPYMSVEYEPVRPRIVSVKEVLGYRQFFSVAFAVPELLSVSVLSVRLVAPSFTTHSFAMNQRMIVMKLIGVTRVAPETYEISLVGPSTGEIAPPGYYLLFVVHADIPSSAAWVKLQ